GCCGGCTTGCAGACGCCCCAGACGATTGGGGAGCACCGAGTAGTTCGGCAGATCGCGTTCCAGTCCGCCGGGAGAATGCTGTGTTAAATACTCAACGACCGAGCCCATCGAAGGCCAGTCTTTGGGAGTCGCATCGAAGCCGCCGCCGACGGGAACGTGCCAGCGTTTTCCGGTTTGAATATAATGGCCGCCGCCACTGTGATCGTTGAAGGTGTGCGTCATGCTGCGGACGACGGAAAATTTATCAGAGAGGTTTGCGAGTTGCGGCAGATGTTCGCTGATTAAGAGTCCGGGCGTGCGGCAGGCGATTGGTTGAAAGGGCCCGCGGATTTCGCTGGGCGCTTCCGGTTTCATGTCGAAGGTTTCGAGTTGGCTTGGGCCACCAAACAGAAACAGGAAGATGACGGACTTAGCCCGACCCCCGGCGAAGGGATTGACGTTCTGCTGTTGTTCCGCCTGGATCAGCTTGGGGAGTGACAGTCCCAAGAGACCGGCGCCGCCTGTGGTGAGGACTTCGCGGCGTGACATGCCCTGTGAGAATCGCTGCGGCTGATTCAGAATCGAGAACATTCGAAATTCCTTTCTCTCGTTTCAGTTTGGCACGTGAAATCAACTCACTCTGTAACTGAAAAAGATATCCGGCGAGGCAGCCGGGACAGACAGCGCGCCATTCTAACAATTGATCGGCCGGCTGTCTCTATAATATGCAGGTTTTTTGATATGTTTTTAAAGGAGATTAAAAAAACAGAAATCGATGGTGGGTTTTACGGAATGGTTCGGGTACAGTTGAGATTGACCCTCTTGAAGCGAGGGTCTGGCTCCAGCGCGCACGTTAATGGCTTCTTTGAATTTCAGGAGACTTCTCTTATGCTTTCGATGCGGAAACAGGCGGTTTTATTCGGCTTATTCATTTTTTCTTTCAGTCTCCAGACGCATCATTCTGAGTTGCAGGCAGAAGACTGGCCTCAGTTCCGCGGACCGAATTGTTCGGGTGTTTCGACCGCCAAGAATCCGTTACCGGTTGAGTTTGACGATCAAAAAAATGTGATCTGGTCGGCTAAACTGGGCGATGGCATTGGTTGCCCCGTGGTCGCCGCCGGTCGCGTTTTTACCTCCGGCATGGTGGGCAAGGATAAAGTGGGCCTGTATGCCTTCGATGCAGAGACCGGGAAAAAACTCTGGGAGCGAGTCTGGAAGACCGGCGATCTTTTAGAAATTCACAAAACCAACAGCTTTGCCGCCACGACCCCGGCTGCAGATGACGAGCGGGTTTACTTTTACTTCAGTACGCTGGGTATGCTGGCCGTTGATGCCGAAACGGGAGCCGACGTCTGGGAACAGAAACTGCCGGTTCCCTACTTCGTGTTCAAATGGGGCGCGGGCATGTCGCCGACATTGTATAAGGATCTGGTTCTGTTCTGTCAGGATGACGATCTGGCGCCCGCCTTTTACGCCTTCAATAAAAAGACCGGGAAGATTGTCTGGAAAGACGACCGCAGCGATCAGGCAGTGAACTATTCGCATCCGGTGATCTGCGAAACCGACAAGGGAGATGAAATCGTGGTCGCTGGAACCGGCAAGCTGATCGGCTACGATCCCCAGACAGGGAAACGGCTCTGGAGTGCACGAACTTTGTTGCGGAATATTAAAACGACTCCTGTGAGCCGCGACGGCATTATTTACGTCGCACTGCAGAGTGGCGGGATTGCCAATCAGTGGCTGGCCTCCATCGACCGCTGGGAGACCGGTAACAGTGACGGCAAAGTCACCAAAGAAGAAATTCAGGCGTTTGTCGGGAAAACGAAAGTGCCGGAAGCCTTTTACAAAAAGACCTTTGATCGTGGCGATCTGAATAAAGATGGGGCGCTGGAAGGCAAAGAACTCGATATCGCCTTTCTGCCGCCGGGTAACGAAGCGGGGGCGAAGTTTGGTGAAGAACCGGCCCAGCAATTTGTTCTGGCCGTCAAAGGGGGCGGCCGCGGTGATGTGACGAAAACG
This genomic interval from Gimesia alba contains the following:
- a CDS encoding outer membrane protein assembly factor BamB family protein, producing the protein MLSMRKQAVLFGLFIFSFSLQTHHSELQAEDWPQFRGPNCSGVSTAKNPLPVEFDDQKNVIWSAKLGDGIGCPVVAAGRVFTSGMVGKDKVGLYAFDAETGKKLWERVWKTGDLLEIHKTNSFAATTPAADDERVYFYFSTLGMLAVDAETGADVWEQKLPVPYFVFKWGAGMSPTLYKDLVLFCQDDDLAPAFYAFNKKTGKIVWKDDRSDQAVNYSHPVICETDKGDEIVVAGTGKLIGYDPQTGKRLWSARTLLRNIKTTPVSRDGIIYVALQSGGIANQWLASIDRWETGNSDGKVTKEEIQAFVGKTKVPEAFYKKTFDRGDLNKDGALEGKELDIAFLPPGNEAGAKFGEEPAQQFVLAVKGGGRGDVTKTHLLWKHPTKHTDHIVSPLVTEDRMFLVKGGGISTCFEVEKGKKIWGPKRIQNESEYFASPIYGDGKIYVAGENGKIVVLEDGPEQKILAKNDMGDSILGTPAIADGRIFIRTRGKLICVGEK